The following proteins are encoded in a genomic region of Candidatus Dormiibacterota bacterium:
- a CDS encoding response regulator, with amino-acid sequence MESVKGTEPQPEPVEAPADGSSPEISERVLAYFRRNSEAMDSVEGIARFWVREDRGVVERALVDLHDKGLLDRRLIGGTAFYSHPRGPSAARTDTARRAEAPSAAPAGATATGGVTSPRRSAREAPGRILVIDDDASVRKFLVAALTEAGHSVAAAEDGERGVEIFRTQPCDVVLTDVRMPGMSGLHVLQTVKQVSPGAEVIVVTAHASLDTAIQALRDGAYDLITKPVTELDALYRVVDRALEKRRLAQENRMLVGSLQTRNVELTETVARLAAVNEIGKATAGLLDTGDLYDSLVRLVAQHLKARRVSVFVSGTDSDTLKLVASVGIPDEEGLRRTLRVGEGIAGRVAASQAPLLVQDIEKTALRTMRTGGKYSTASFMITPLTVSYPIRYQRRRVGVINVSDKHSGEPFTEQDLEFLSTLASQMAVAIENARLVKEMEDGYLTALIGVIHAMEGLRAETRGHSRRVAELAAAVARGLGLPEERVDLVTRAAALHEAGRLTAPPEEQERAGGRLRPAAEWFPVAVMATERLLAPIASLRNVRDIILRSADWFDASPSPLGGGAGNVPVESRVLATCEEFVSLCPAGDETRARALALEAIEKRRGRKHDPEVVAALLRALDGGGR; translated from the coding sequence ATGGAGTCGGTCAAGGGGACAGAGCCGCAGCCGGAACCGGTGGAGGCGCCGGCCGACGGATCGAGTCCGGAAATCAGCGAGCGCGTGCTGGCGTACTTCCGCCGCAACTCGGAGGCCATGGACTCGGTCGAGGGGATCGCCCGCTTCTGGGTGCGGGAGGATCGAGGTGTCGTCGAGCGCGCGCTGGTCGATCTGCACGACAAGGGTCTTCTCGACAGGCGACTGATCGGCGGGACCGCCTTTTACTCCCACCCGAGGGGTCCTTCCGCAGCGCGCACGGACACGGCGCGAAGGGCGGAGGCGCCATCGGCGGCTCCGGCCGGCGCCACCGCCACCGGCGGCGTCACCTCCCCCCGCAGGAGCGCGCGCGAGGCGCCGGGCCGGATCCTGGTCATCGACGACGACGCCTCGGTCCGCAAGTTCCTCGTCGCCGCTCTCACCGAGGCCGGTCACAGCGTCGCCGCGGCCGAGGACGGCGAGCGCGGAGTCGAGATCTTCCGGACGCAGCCATGCGACGTGGTCCTGACCGACGTGCGCATGCCCGGGATGTCGGGGCTCCATGTCCTGCAGACCGTCAAGCAGGTGAGCCCGGGCGCCGAGGTGATCGTCGTCACGGCGCATGCCAGCCTCGACACCGCGATCCAGGCGCTGCGCGACGGCGCCTACGACCTGATCACCAAGCCCGTGACAGAGCTCGATGCCCTGTACCGCGTGGTCGACCGCGCCCTGGAGAAACGCCGCCTCGCCCAGGAGAACCGGATGCTCGTCGGCAGCCTGCAGACGCGCAACGTCGAGCTGACCGAGACCGTGGCCCGCCTGGCGGCGGTCAACGAGATCGGCAAGGCAACCGCCGGGCTCCTCGACACGGGCGATCTGTACGACTCGCTGGTGCGCCTGGTCGCGCAGCACCTGAAGGCGCGCCGCGTGTCGGTGTTCGTGTCGGGCACCGACAGCGACACGCTGAAGCTGGTCGCCTCCGTCGGCATCCCGGATGAGGAAGGCCTGAGGCGCACGCTGCGGGTCGGGGAGGGGATCGCCGGGCGCGTGGCCGCGTCCCAGGCGCCCCTCCTGGTGCAGGACATCGAGAAGACCGCGCTCAGGACGATGCGCACCGGCGGGAAGTACTCGACCGCCTCCTTCATGATCACGCCGCTCACGGTCTCCTACCCGATCCGCTACCAGCGCAGGCGGGTCGGCGTCATCAACGTCAGCGACAAGCACTCGGGCGAGCCGTTCACCGAGCAGGACCTGGAGTTTCTCTCGACTCTCGCGTCGCAGATGGCGGTCGCGATCGAGAACGCCCGCCTGGTGAAGGAGATGGAGGACGGCTACCTCACGGCGCTGATCGGCGTGATCCATGCGATGGAGGGGCTTCGCGCCGAGACGCGCGGTCATTCGCGGCGGGTCGCGGAGCTGGCGGCGGCCGTGGCGCGCGGGCTCGGCCTGCCGGAAGAGCGGGTGGACCTGGTCACGCGCGCCGCGGCGTTGCACGAGGCGGGGCGCCTGACGGCGCCGCCCGAAGAGCAGGAACGGGCCGGCGGGCGGCTGCGTCCCGCGGCGGAGTGGTTCCCGGTCGCCGTCATGGCGACCGAACGCCTTCTCGCGCCGATCGCCTCCCTGCGCAACGTGCGCGACATCATCCTGCGCTCCGCCGACTGGTTCGACGCTTCCCCCTCGCCGCTCGGCGGCGGCGCCGGGAACGTGCCGGTCGAGTCCCGCGTCCTGGCGACCTGCGAGGAGTTCGTCTCCCTGTGCCCCGCGGGCGACGAGACGCGGGCCAGGGCGCTGGCTCTGGAGGCGATCGAGAAGAGACGCGGCCGCAAGCACGATCCCGAAGTCGTGGCTGCGCTCCTGCGCGCCCTGGACGGAGGGGGACGATGA